A stretch of DNA from Roseovarius sp. W115:
TGGTCCAAGGCAATTCAGGTCGCAGCAAATCAGCGAGGTCAGGGTACATTTTTCGAAAGCTGCTATTGGCCAGAGTTAGAGTGCCATCGGCGTCGAACACCGCAATGCCCTGATCAAGTTTCTCTAGGATTTCATAAAGCGCTTTTGCAGTGACTTTTGCTGGTGTGTTTTGAGGGTCAAATGCCATAAAGCACGCCCTCTAGGCGTTTTCCGCCAGGTCGCGCATCAGAACATGCGTACCGTCTTTGGATGCTTCAGCTCCAAATTTTTCGGTAACACTGTCAGCGAAGGCCGTGTCTGTCGCGATGGTCATGTCATCCGCGATTGACCGATGATGCAGCGCGGCGCCGACTGTCGGACCAAAGACGTCGTAGATGTAGTTCTGACTGCCGACAACCGATCCAATCACCGAACCGGAGGCCACTCCGATGCGCGCGGTCCACTGGATCGGATGAGACTCGTTGCGCCGCACGAGGTAGCGCAGGAAGCGCACACAAGAATTGGCGACGGCCATGGCATGATCCTGGTTCGGGTCGGGTACGCCCGATACAGCAACATAGCTGTCTCCGTTTGTCCGGATACGTTGGCAGGAAAACTGTGCGCCTATGCGGTCAAATGCGCTGTAGATGTCGTTGAGTTCGCTGACGATCACACCGGGTTCGTGCTGCGCAAGCTGTTCATCGAAGCCAATGAAATCAAGCGCAAGAACAGAGACGGGATCGAACAATCGTGGTGAGACAACACCGAAGGTTTTGTATTCCTCATAAGCAGCTCGTGGCATCATATTGAGCAGGAGTTTTTCGACCTGCTCTTTCTCACGTTTGATCTCGTGTGTGTTGCGTTCCACCATCATGGAATAGGAATCAATCATGGACTCCAGTTCCTTGATCCGCGTGATGTTCTGACAGACAAGCACCGCGATATTTTCGCTGGCATTTTGCGCCAGATTGAATTCCAGCGCGACCGTCATGGTGCGCCGGCGCAACTTAAACGACGCTTCGGTCGTCATCCGACCGCCGCTGTGCATGTCTGCCCTAAGCGTTTGAGCGTCAAGATCAGGAAACAAATCGCTCAGTTTTGTAGACGGGTCTGGTTCGCCGAACCACTCATTGAAAGTGTCGTTGCGGAACGGAAACGACAGGTTTTCAAGGTCGACCAAAGCCACACCAACGCCAATGGCACGCAGAAGCTGCTCGTTGATGGCCTCAATTGACATCTGGTTTCTCGATCAGGATGTTGCGCCGTGCCTCAAACGCACCAACAATCGTCGCAATATCAGGACCTTCAACGTCAAAATCGGTGAGAACTTCCGCGACGATTTCCTTCAGTCGGTCAAACTGATGATCCTCTATCTGCATGCCGCGATGGGCGCGTTCGATATGATCATCACTAAAGGATGCAGGACCGCCCATTAGGGAAGACACGAATTTTGTTTGGTGATCAATCAGACGTGAGAGATCGACGTCATCGAAAAACGGCCCGACATCATCGTCTTCCAGCAAACGATCATAGAGTGTCAGGACAATTTTGCTGACGGTAGAAAAGCCGCCATATTTGTCAAAAAGAGATTTTTCCATAAATCTTCCAAGTCCTATCTGACGAAGTGAAGTTTGGGGTCAGACGTGGTGGATTAATGCAGGATTGTTCGCACCGGTCAATATCGACCCTCTGGGAATGATGAGGCTCTTTGTCTGAAAGCGATTGACCCACTCTCAGACAAAGAGGTTGTGTCGGTTTTTCATATCCGTGCCACGCGTTCAGATCATTGCGTGATCGTACCCAAGTTTTGCAAACAAGCTTGTCTCGACCAAAGGTGTTCTGCGGTGACGCGTGTCGGTGGAATGAACGTATGCCATCTCATGGGCAGCGTGGCGGTTAGAGTTGCGAAAGCGGGCCATTATGGTTTCCTTTCAAGTTGTCTACACGATCCAGCCATCGCGGTTGGAGGGCTGGATTTTGGGCAGGCTGACCATGCGTGTGACCTTTTCTCGACCTCTCTTGTGTGTGGCCTTGGCCGCGGATTTGATCCGGGTGACGAGTGAGACAAGGTTGCGCTGATCCATCGACATGGGCAGGGTTGTGTGTTCTGCGAAGGTATGCATTGTCATGTTCCTTATTGGTCTTAAGATGCGGCCCTCACGGGCGTTTGCGGTTGGGGTGATGCGAGCTCGCCGAAGGGAGGGTCGACGTCCCTGCATCGGGAATATCCTTGTTCTAAGCTTTTGATGTTTCAGCTTTTGGTCACGCGATGGCCTTTGGTGTTTCAAGTGTTTCAAAACGGGTATGATTTGGGTTTGGAAGCCTCTCAAAAGACCAAAAAACCCGCCAGGCAAGGCCCGACGGGTTCAGGAGCGGCACGCGTGAGTGGTGGCCGCTCTAGGCTCTGATATCACTCCAGAGCTTTTCAATCTTTTGGGCCAGAGCAGAGATGTGGCGGGGGCCTGTTTGCTGATTGATGATTGAAATGCGCAACACACGTTGCCCGCGCCACTGCGCCGTTTGAAAGAAATGTTGCCCATCTTCGTTGAGCGCATTTTCCATTTGCTTGGTGGCCCGGTCGGCGGCCTCCTGACCTTGCCCCGGATCAAACACCGCAACGAGCTGGTTCAAAACCACATCGTTGAGAATGCGGATGCCGGGGACTCGCCGCAGCTTATGCGCAAGAAGGCTGGCGCAGGCGCAATGATTGTGAACCATGTCGGCGATCCCGTCACGGCCAAGCGACTTGAACGTGGCCCAGGCAGAAAACCCGCGTGCGCGGCGAGACAGCTCGGGATTGAATTGCGTTGCATCGCGTCCGCCGTCCGGCGCCTCGGAGAGATAACTGGCGGTGATGTCCATAGCGCGGCGATGAGCATCGCGATCACGGACAATGGCAAAGCCTGCATCAAAGGGCATTTGCAGCCATTTGTGCCCATCCGTTGACCAACTGTCCGCGCGTTCGATGCCGCGGGTCATGAAGCGGGTTGTGACATTTGCGCGTGCCCACAATCCAAACGCCGCGTCCACATGCAACCATGCGCCATGCAGCTTTGCCAAATCCGCAAGCGCGGGAAAGTCATCGAACGCGCCGGAGTTAATATGTCCAGCGGTCGCCAGAATGATTTTTGGTGCCCGGCTGTTTGCCAGTTTGTGGCCAAGTACAGTGACATCCATACGACCTTGATCGTCGGCTGGAACTTCAACAATGTTGCGTTGTCCAAAACCAAGGAACCGCAGGGCGGCCCGGTTTGACACATGTGTGTCTGCGGACAGGAACACCTGAACAGGCGGGGCGTATTGAAGTCCTGTCTCAGCCAGGTCGTAACCCGCCCGGCGCAATACCTCATCACGCGCAGCGGCCAACCCAATGAAACCCGCCATGGTGGCCCCTGTAGTCAAGCCAACAGAGGCGTCGCGTGGCAAGTCCAAGACATCCAAAAGCCAATTGCAGGCAACTTCTTCGGCTGTGGCAGCCGCTGGGGAGCATTTATATATGCCTGCATTTTGCCCCCAGATTGACGTCAGCCAATCTGCCGCAACGCCAGTGATGTTCGCCCCACCCATAACCCAGGCGTGAAACCCAGCTTGCGTGTTGCCAACAAGACCGGGCTCGGTGGCTTGGATCAGCTCGGCGATGACATCTTCGCCGGGTTGCCCTTTGGCAGGAAGGTCTCCACCAAAGGATTTGCGCAATTCGGCCAAAGTGGCCGTGGGATGCAGGTTTGTTTTGGTCTCGCGATAGCCATTGGCATAGGCTGATGCGGTGGCCAGAGGGCCTGAGAGTGTGGGAAAGGCATGAACCTGTTGCATGGCTTGGTTCCTTTGAGATTCTGTGTTTTCGGGCATGGTTTGACCGGAGGAAAATCTGCCTTCGGCCAGGTGTTTTAGTTGCCTGCAAGAGCAGCGACGGGTGATGGTTTTGCTGGTGCGGGCACGTCAAAACGGACGCTGGGTGTCGATTCTGAAAGCGCGAGTTCCTCATCCGTCATCTCAATTGCGACATCGTCGAAAAGCGGGGTTGAGAGGTAGCGTTCGCCGGTGTCCGGCAACATTGCGAGGATCTTGGAACCTTGCGGCGCTGTCTTGGCGACATGCAAGGCGGCCGCGAAGGTCGCTCCCCCACTGATGCCGCAGAAGATGCCTTCTTTACGGGCCAGGTCCTTGGCAATGGAAATTGCATCGGGTCCGGCAACAGACACCATCTGATCGATGAAGCCGTTCTGCATCGATTGGTGTGCGATGTCCGAAATAAAGTCTGGCGACCAGCCTTGCATCGGATGTGGGTTAAAGGCGGGATGGCTTTCCGCGGCACTTCCATCAGGGTTGAATGGCTGCACCTCTCCGCTTTGCATCAGCGCAGCTGTGGCAGGTTCTGCCGTTACAATCTTCGTCTCGGGGCTTTCGTTGCGCAGTACGCGGGCCACACCCGTTAAGGTACCGCCAGTGCCAAAGCCCGTGACCCAAAAATCCAAACCGTCATTCCCGAAATCCCTTAGGATCTCCCGCGCTGTGGTGCGGCTATGGATCTCGACATTGGCCGGGTTTTCGAATTGCCGGGACATGAACCAGCCATGCTTTGCAGCCAGCTCTCGCGCCTTGGCCACCATGCCGCTGCCCTTTTGCGCAGCGGGGGTCAGGACGACTTTGGCACCAAGAAACCGCATGAGTTTGCGGCGTTCGACGCTGAAGCTCTCTGCCATAGTGACTACCAGCGGATAGCCCTTTTGGGCACAGACCATTGCCAGGCCAATACCGGTGTTACCGCTGGTGGCCTCGACGATGGTTTGCCCCGGACGCAGCGATCCATCGCGCTCGGCGGCTTCGATGACGCCAAGGGCCAATCGGTCTTTCACCGATCCCATGGGATTGAACGCTTCGAGCTTCACGAAAAGCTCCACGCCCTTGGGGCCGAGTTTGTTGATTTTGACGATCGGCGTATTGCCAATCGTTTCGAGGATGGAAGATTTGATCTGTGACATCTGACGGTCCTTTGGGGATAGATTGCTGAGTTGATGTCACAGGTTTTGGGCGTGCGATGTTGCAGTCTGATGTCCGTGAAAGCGGTTTTGTGTTTCAGTTGGGAAACAACTTAGAGGCAGCTTGAAAAACAGATTATGCAAATAATTTCAGCCGCTTGAGGGAGGCTCACTTCCTTGACTGTATTTGCTCGCTGTTACAATTGAAACAAAACAGAGGCGAATTGAAAACGAGCTGAAACATTCGCTGGATAGGTTTGTGTACATGACACCAGAGACTCAAACGGGCGCAACGGACCACTTACCAACCGCAGATCTTCTTTGGGATGCGATTCAATCCCTTTCCGAAGGGATAGCCGTTTATGATGCAGACCATCGGCTCGTGACCTTCAATCAGCAGTATCGCAACATGTTTCCAATGATTGCGGACCTGATCGTACAAGGTGTGCGTTGGGATGATCTGTTGCGGGCGGGTGCGGATAGAGGACAGTACAAAGATGCCTTGGGCCGTGCGGAAGATTGGTTAGAAGACCGGCTGGGCCAAGGTGTTCCGATTGGCCAGGCTTTGGAAGTATCTCTGACGGATGGAACGTTCTACAAAGCCCAATTCAGCGCCACGAAACGTGGTGGTTTTGTGGTTGCCAATACGGACATCACCGAACGCAAAAAAGCCGAACTTGCGGCGCAGGAACAGGCGCAGTTGCTGCGTAAGGTTTTGGAGACAAGTCCGGTTGCCGTGGTCATGGCGCAAATGTCGGACGGTAAGATACTCTATCGGTCGCCCAGAGCAATTCAGATGTACGGCGATACAGAATGTGCGCTGAAGCATTATGCTGATCCGAAGGATCGCGACACATATATCGCCGCGTTGACAAAATCAGGGGCGTTGGATGACTACCGCCTCACGATCAGGCTTTCAGACGGTGCCACGGTTCCTGCCACTTGCTGGGGTCGCGTTATTGAGTTTGAAGGCGAGACCTGTGTTGTCTCAGCAGTTGTCGATTTGAGTGAACGCCAGGCGCAGGAAGAGATGATCCGTCATGTGCTGGAGGCGTGTCCGGCACCCATTCAAATGACCAAAGCTGAAACAGGCGAAGTGCTGTTTAGCAGCCCAGAAACCATCTCACTCTTTGGAACTGATCGCAATGCGCGGACCTTTTACGCAAATACAAAAACGCGTGACGCCTATCTTCAGAAGTTGAAACAGGACAGAGCAATTCGCGATTTCAAAGCCGAATATGTCAGAGCTGATGGCTCAACGTTCTCGGGTTCGGTGTCGGCACGACTTATCCGTTACAACGAGCAAGATGTGATCGTCTCGCATACGCGTGACTTGACAGACCAGCTTCGGATCGAGGCGGAATTGGCACAACAGCAAAATCAACTTTATCAGAATGAAAAAATGTCCGCGATGGGCGAGCTTTTGGCAGGGGTTGCGCACGAGTTGAACAATCCATTGTCCGTCGTGGTCGGACATTCGCTTATGCTGCAAGAGGATTGCACCGATCCAGAAACGCTTCGCCAAGTTGATAAAATCAGCCATGCGGCGGAACGGTGCGCAAAAATTGTGAAAACCTTCCTGACCATGGCGCGGCAGGAGCCCGCGAAACAGCAGAGCACAAATATAAATGAGATTGTGCAAACCGCAGTTGATGTTGTGCGTTATGGGGATGGAGGCGGTGGTCCAGACATTACCTGTGACTTGGCAAAGGACCTGCCGTTGGTTGCGGTTGATCCCGACCAGATGACACAAGTTTTCATTAACCTCATTCTAAATGCCGAACAGGCCATAAGTAAAAGCGGCAAGGGCACAAAAATTGTGGTTAGAAGTGGCCTAAGCACGGCCAAGGACGGCGTTGAGGTTTGGGTGGAAGACGATGGACCGGGCATACCTGTAAGCATACGTAGCCGTATTTTTGAACCGTTCTTCACGACCAAGGATGTGGGCGAGGGTACGGGCATTGGCCTTGCTTTGTGTCACCGCATCGTAAAAACGCATGATGGAGGGATAGTTCTTGGGGAAACACCTGAAGGTGGTGCGAGTTTCCAGATATACTTGCCTCAGGACATCCCCACTCAGCGTCACTCAGGCAAGAAAGACCCATCGGATACGCGACCTTCCGAAATACGCGTTCTGATCGTCGATGACGAAGAAGATGTCGCAGAGCTGAACGCGGAAATTCTGATACGTGGCGGATACACTGTTGATATGTTCAATGTGGCGGATCAAGCGCTCGAAAGCTTGCGCAACCAGACATATGATATCATTCTCAGTGACCTGAACATGCCGGATACTGATGGACGTGGATTCTTTGAAGCCATATCCCAGGATTTTCCGGAAATGGTGCGGCGTATCGGATTCGTGACAGGAGACACTATGGGACGGTACTCGCAGACATTTCTCGTTGAGGCGCAGCGACCTTATATTGAAAAGCCTGTTTCGCCAAAAGAACTTCGCGGGTTCGTATCGGACATTCTGAACAAGTTGGAGCAGGGTAACGCATGACGACCACCGCCAAAATTCTCGTATGTGACGATGAACCGGATGTTCGCGATATGCTGCGCGAATATCTGACCAAGCGGGGCTTTGATGTTGTTCCAGCTGGTAACAGCGATGAGTTGCGCAATGTGATCGACACAACTTCGGTGGATCTCATTCTCTTGGATATCAACATGCCGGGTGAGGATGGATTGACCACTTTGCGCAGTCTGCGCACATCCAATCAGGTGCCAGTTGTTATGCTGACCGCCGCGGGCGAAGTGATAGATAAGATCGTGGGTCTGGAGATGGGCGCCGATGATTATCTGGCCAAACCCGTTGACCTTCGTGAGCTAGAGGCGCGCATCAAGGCCGTGCTGCGGCGCAAGGTTGAGGCGGTTCAAGAACCTGCTCAAGGGGACGCGCCCAAGACGGCACCGTTTGGTGAATTCACGCTCGACCTTACTGCGGCAAAGCTGATTGATCCCGAAGGTGCAGAGGTTGCGTTAACCGCAATGGAGTTTAACTTGCTCAGCCTGTTTGCTCGCAACAGAGGTCGCGTCTTGAATCGTGACCAGATTTTGGAGCAGGCGCATGACCGGTCCTGGGACCCGTTTGACCGCAGCATTGATATTCGGATTTCCCGCTTGCGCCGCAAGATCGAGCCCAACCCCCAGAAACCGCAGATCATCAAAACGGTTCGGGGGATTGGGTATATTTACAATCCCAAATAGAAATAGCAGTGTTCTATTTCACACGTGGCTGCGCCATTTGATGCCAAGAGCAACTTGACTTGATGCCGCAACCATACGGCGTTGTATGTTTTTAAGTGAGCCGACAGCCGCGCCAAACAGTACTTGCCATGTCGTGTCACGCATCTGGCCGATGCAAACAGCGACCAGGATCAATGTGGCGCCAGGGACAAATCCAATGCCGGGGTTTTCTCCTAACAGCACCATTGCAAAGACGATACCAGCCAAGGGTGAGACAGAAGTTGCCAGAGACAAGTCGCTGGCCCGTGCGTATTTCAGCGCGAAGAACCAGGCGAGTTGTCCGATTACGATCACCGGAATTGCATAGACCCAAATCCAACCCAGCAAAACTGGTGAGAAGAGATCCTGAAACTGCTCGGGTCCTTGCAGAATTGAGACAAGCGCAAAATACATCGCAGCACCAACAGCCGTGCGGTAGATTGAGAATATGCCCATTGGAATCCTCTTCAGGACACGGCGCGCAACGATTGCTGACGCAACGTAGGACAATGTGGCCGTAGCCGCTGCGATTTCGCCGATGTTAAACACGTTAGTGTCGCCGCCCCCCTCAAGCCGATCATCAGGGTCGCACCGATCAGGGCGACCAAACCTGCGGAAAACGCTCTGGGGTTGATGCGTTCGCGCAAGAATATCGCGGCCGCCAAAAGAAAAAGCGGTGGTTCAATCCGGCTCACCAACACAACGTTTGTCACGTTGGAGTGCTCCAATGCAAAGAAGAACAGGCCGGGGGTCAGGGCGGAGGACAAAAAGGCGGACAGTGTCAGAAAGCCCCAGTCCTTGCGTGACAACACCC
This window harbors:
- a CDS encoding DMT family transporter — its product is MFNIGEIAAATATLSYVASAIVARRVLKRIPMGIFSIYRTAVGAAMYFALVSILQGPEQFQDLFSPVLLGWIWVYAIPVIVIGQLAWFFALKYARASDLSLATSVSPLAGIVFAMVLLGENPGIGFVPGATLILVAVCIGQMRDTTWQVLFGAAVGSLKNIQRRMVAASSQVALGIKWRSHV
- a CDS encoding DMT family transporter, coding for MPRNALNKLNDLSPATIGMGFAWVGVMIYAASNSIATLLVDIGSANPVAGGRNAITFTNLLFLGSLISLVPMIAFFRGDWTRTNLRVLSRKDWGFLTLSAFLSSALTPGLFFFALEHSNVTNVVLVSRIEPPLFLLAAAIFLRERINPRAFSAGLVALIGATLMIGLRGAATLTCLTSAKSQRLRPHCPTLRQQSLRAVS
- a CDS encoding response regulator; translated protein: MTTTAKILVCDDEPDVRDMLREYLTKRGFDVVPAGNSDELRNVIDTTSVDLILLDINMPGEDGLTTLRSLRTSNQVPVVMLTAAGEVIDKIVGLEMGADDYLAKPVDLRELEARIKAVLRRKVEAVQEPAQGDAPKTAPFGEFTLDLTAAKLIDPEGAEVALTAMEFNLLSLFARNRGRVLNRDQILEQAHDRSWDPFDRSIDIRISRLRRKIEPNPQKPQIIKTVRGIGYIYNPK
- a CDS encoding pyridoxal phosphate-dependent decarboxylase family protein, with the protein product MQQVHAFPTLSGPLATASAYANGYRETKTNLHPTATLAELRKSFGGDLPAKGQPGEDVIAELIQATEPGLVGNTQAGFHAWVMGGANITGVAADWLTSIWGQNAGIYKCSPAAATAEEVACNWLLDVLDLPRDASVGLTTGATMAGFIGLAAARDEVLRRAGYDLAETGLQYAPPVQVFLSADTHVSNRAALRFLGFGQRNIVEVPADDQGRMDVTVLGHKLANSRAPKIILATAGHINSGAFDDFPALADLAKLHGAWLHVDAAFGLWARANVTTRFMTRGIERADSWSTDGHKWLQMPFDAGFAIVRDRDAHRRAMDITASYLSEAPDGGRDATQFNPELSRRARGFSAWATFKSLGRDGIADMVHNHCACASLLAHKLRRVPGIRILNDVVLNQLVAVFDPGQGQEAADRATKQMENALNEDGQHFFQTAQWRGQRVLRISIINQQTGPRHISALAQKIEKLWSDIRA
- a CDS encoding adenylate/guanylate cyclase domain-containing protein — encoded protein: MSIEAINEQLLRAIGVGVALVDLENLSFPFRNDTFNEWFGEPDPSTKLSDLFPDLDAQTLRADMHSGGRMTTEASFKLRRRTMTVALEFNLAQNASENIAVLVCQNITRIKELESMIDSYSMMVERNTHEIKREKEQVEKLLLNMMPRAAYEEYKTFGVVSPRLFDPVSVLALDFIGFDEQLAQHEPGVIVSELNDIYSAFDRIGAQFSCQRIRTNGDSYVAVSGVPDPNQDHAMAVANSCVRFLRYLVRRNESHPIQWTARIGVASGSVIGSVVGSQNYIYDVFGPTVGAALHHRSIADDMTIATDTAFADSVTEKFGAEASKDGTHVLMRDLAENA
- the cysK gene encoding cysteine synthase A; protein product: MSQIKSSILETIGNTPIVKINKLGPKGVELFVKLEAFNPMGSVKDRLALGVIEAAERDGSLRPGQTIVEATSGNTGIGLAMVCAQKGYPLVVTMAESFSVERRKLMRFLGAKVVLTPAAQKGSGMVAKARELAAKHGWFMSRQFENPANVEIHSRTTAREILRDFGNDGLDFWVTGFGTGGTLTGVARVLRNESPETKIVTAEPATAALMQSGEVQPFNPDGSAAESHPAFNPHPMQGWSPDFISDIAHQSMQNGFIDQMVSVAGPDAISIAKDLARKEGIFCGISGGATFAAALHVAKTAPQGSKILAMLPDTGERYLSTPLFDDVAIEMTDEELALSESTPSVRFDVPAPAKPSPVAALAGN
- a CDS encoding group I truncated hemoglobin, coding for MEKSLFDKYGGFSTVSKIVLTLYDRLLEDDDVGPFFDDVDLSRLIDHQTKFVSSLMGGPASFSDDHIERAHRGMQIEDHQFDRLKEIVAEVLTDFDVEGPDIATIVGAFEARRNILIEKPDVN
- a CDS encoding ATP-binding protein, producing the protein MTPETQTGATDHLPTADLLWDAIQSLSEGIAVYDADHRLVTFNQQYRNMFPMIADLIVQGVRWDDLLRAGADRGQYKDALGRAEDWLEDRLGQGVPIGQALEVSLTDGTFYKAQFSATKRGGFVVANTDITERKKAELAAQEQAQLLRKVLETSPVAVVMAQMSDGKILYRSPRAIQMYGDTECALKHYADPKDRDTYIAALTKSGALDDYRLTIRLSDGATVPATCWGRVIEFEGETCVVSAVVDLSERQAQEEMIRHVLEACPAPIQMTKAETGEVLFSSPETISLFGTDRNARTFYANTKTRDAYLQKLKQDRAIRDFKAEYVRADGSTFSGSVSARLIRYNEQDVIVSHTRDLTDQLRIEAELAQQQNQLYQNEKMSAMGELLAGVAHELNNPLSVVVGHSLMLQEDCTDPETLRQVDKISHAAERCAKIVKTFLTMARQEPAKQQSTNINEIVQTAVDVVRYGDGGGGPDITCDLAKDLPLVAVDPDQMTQVFINLILNAEQAISKSGKGTKIVVRSGLSTAKDGVEVWVEDDGPGIPVSIRSRIFEPFFTTKDVGEGTGIGLALCHRIVKTHDGGIVLGETPEGGASFQIYLPQDIPTQRHSGKKDPSDTRPSEIRVLIVDDEEDVAELNAEILIRGGYTVDMFNVADQALESLRNQTYDIILSDLNMPDTDGRGFFEAISQDFPEMVRRIGFVTGDTMGRYSQTFLVEAQRPYIEKPVSPKELRGFVSDILNKLEQGNA